AGGAAATCGGACACCAGCATGTCGGGGGTGCTGCCCTGGGCCGGGCCACCTGCCGTTACTTCAACCGGTTCGGCTGATGGCGTGGGAACGTCGAACGGGTGGGGCGAGCTGGCAGTCGGCAACACTGAGCAGGCAGCAGCTGACAATGCCATCGCAATGCCTGTTGCGCATGCGAGTGCACGCATAAGGACCGGCGACTGCGAGACGTGCGAACCTGCTGACCGGTGCCGCATAGCGCATGCACGCGCGATTCGATTCAGCCTCATTCCGCCGCGCCTCCTTCGGACGAACCATCCTCGCGCCCCTCGCCCCATTCATCCTTCCAAAGTTCCAGCGGGCGGGATGCCACGGCTGCACCCACCTTGCGCGGCAACGTGATGAGGAATGAGGATCCCATTCCCGGCACGCCCCAGGCTTCAATGGTGCCGCCATGCAGGTTGATGTCCTCGCGCGCGATTGCCAGGCCCAACCCGGTTCCACCTGTTGTGCGCGTGCGAGCGGGGTCGGCACGGAAGAAACGGTCGAAGACATGGGAAACGGTCTCTTCACTCATCCCCACGCCGTGATCGTGCACCCGCAGGGCGACATCGGTGTCGGTGGCGGCAATGTCGATATCGATGGGTCGGCGCTCGGCGTGTTCGATCGCATTGACAACGAGGTTGCGGACAACTCGTTCGACGCGGCGCGAATCGATCTCCGCGTCGCATCTGTTCTCTGGGTTGTGGATGATGATCGGCGCGTTGAGGCGCTCAGCGAGTTCACTGTGATCGTTGACCACTTTCGCCGCGAGTGCACGCAGATCCGTGGACTCGGCATCCAGCAGGGCGCTTTGGGCGTCGTAACGGGAAATCTCCAGAAGATCAGCCAGCATGGAGTCAAAACGTTCGACCTGTTCATGAAGGAGCTCGGCGGATCGCTTCGTCGATGGGGATAAGTTGTCGCGATCCTTCCAGATCATCACTTCCGCCATGCGGATTGTGGTCAGCGGGGTGCGCAGTTCATGTGAGACATCGGAGACGAAACGCTGCTGGAGTTTCGACAGCTCGTCATACTCGGTGATGCGGTGTTGCAGGGAATCCGCCATGTTGTTGAAGGCCTGTCCCAAGCGAGCCATTTCGTCGACACCTGTCACCGGTACGCGTGCGTGCAGGTCGCCCTCGGCCAGTCGCGATGCGGCGGACGAGGTGATGCGCACCGGACCCATCAGGTGATACAGAATCAGGAAAACTGCCAGCGGCAACACGATCGCAATAGGGATGACGGCCCAGCCCAGGGAGCGCATCACCATCGTGATGATGTTCTGTTCCTGTTTGAGCGAGTAGATAATGTACATTTCGTACAGCCCGGCGCGCGGCAGGTTGACCTGAGAGCCGACGATGATGCCCGGCTGTTCACTGCCATCCCTGTCGTGCAGCGCCACGGATTGCCACTGACCGCTGGTCGATTCAACAACCGCGTCACGCAGTGGGTCCGTGATGGTTGTCAAGTAGTCGACGTTGATAATTTCGTTGATGCGGAAATTAGTGTCGGACGAGGGCGAGCGGAGCACCATCACCGACACTGCTCCGGCGCCGGCAGCTGAACCACGCACATTAGCCACCATTCGACGCGCCAGCTCCTGAACCTGGTCAGGGCTGGAGGCTGTCGACTGGTCGAACATGGATTGCGCGGAAGCGAATCGAACACCAGCGTCCTCCAAGATGGCGTCTTTCCTGTTATCGAAGACACTGTCGGTGAGCTGCTCGGACGTGATCAGAGCAAAGATAATCAGCAGTGCCAGCGCCGAGGCGCACAGTGACAGGGCGATACGCACTGAAAGCGAGCTGCGTGCCTTTTGCCAGAGCCACAGGCGTTCATGCCAGCGCGGTTGCCGAGTGGTCGCGTCCGATTCCGGCGCAGTGTCACGACCCTGTTCCGGCACGATACCCCACTCCGCGCACAGTAATGACGATTTCGGGGCGCTCCGGATCGCGTTCGATCTTCGAGCGCAGACGCTGGACGTGGACGTTGACCAGACGAGTGTCGGCAGCGTGACGGTAGCCCCACACTTTTTCCAGTAGTTCCTCGCGCGTGAACACCTTCCACGGGGCGCGGCACAGCGCAACCAGCAGGTCGAATTCGAGCGGTGTCAGCGCAATTGTCTCGCCGCCTCGGCGCACCACGTGTCCGGCCACATCAATGGACAGTTCGCCCAGGCGCAGGTGTTCCTCGGCGCTTTCGTCTCGACCTCGCAGGCGGGCCTTCACACGGGCGACAAGTTCCCTGGGTTTGAACGGCTTGGGTACGTAGTCATCTGCACCGGCTTCGAGTCCGGCCACCACGTCAGCAGTGTCGGAGCGTGCCGTCAGCATGACGATGGGAACGTCGGATTCGCGCCGAAGCCTACGACATACTTCAATGCCGTCAATTCCCGGCAGCATCAGGTCCAGCAGCACCAGATCTGGAGCATCGGTGTGGAATTCATCGAGCGCACGATCACCGTCTTCCGCTGCGGTGACGATGAAGCCTTCAGATTCGAGGACGATGCCGATCATCTCCGCCAGTGCGACGTCATCATCTACCACCAGGATATGTGCTGCCATAATCACAATAGTGTCACGAAATGGACAATTTTTACAGTCGACCCGCTTTCAACTTCCGTTCCTTTTGTGGCACTCACGGTCGTGAAAAATAGAATTGTCCATGACTTCATGGCACGATTAAAAGCGATCACTGCACTGACACTAATGTCCAAGGAGTCAGACCATGAGTGAAAGCGATCAGTCGCGTACATTCGACCAATCGGCATCGGAGGGCGCATCGTCTCCGCCTTACGAGGCCAATCAGACCGCGCCCGAAGCCGGCCACGACGCTTCCTGGTCAGCACCAGGTTCTGGATCCGCGTCTTCCGCATCACAATTTGATTCCACCGCTACCGGCGGGGCATCTGGCCACGCCGGAGCCTATAGGCCAGGTTCCGACTCACGTGAAGGGCCTGATTCATCCTGGGGTGCTCCGCCACCGCGGTGGGGACAGCGCACGTCGTTCGCTCCGCCTGCCAATGGATCTGACCAATTCGCCACACCCGGCCAGCCAGCCTCACAGGCTTCCGCCCAGTGGTCGCATGCAAGCGACCACTCGGCGCCAGGGGGCGGTGATCAGAACTTTGCTCCCGGTGCCGGCCCTGCCCCGCAGAATGCTCCTCGGGCGCAGCAATGGGGCCTGGGTGACCCTAAGCCAGGGGTCATTCCGCTGCGCCCTCTCCAGATCGGTGAACTGTTCGAGGGAACGTTCCGTGCGATGCGTTCGAACCCGTCTGTTGTTTTCGGTTTCACCCTTGTCGTCGTCCTGATCGTCGCAGTGATCACCGCGATCATCTCGTCTTTGACGGTCGATTCGGTCTTCAACAAGCTTTTCCCGCTGATCGACCAAACTGACGAAGACCCAACCGTTCTCATTGACTTCATCCTGTCCGACCTGTCCAGCATCGCCACCAACCTCGGTATCAACGCGGTGACTACCACCGTTCTTCTGACAATCTCCACCGTGCTGGTCACCGGCGTGCTGTGCGCAACCGTTCAGGACGCTGTTTTGGGCAGGGCGTGCACACTGGCGGAAGCGTGGAACCAGATCAAGTCACGCGTAGGCGTGCTGTCCCTGTACGGTTTGCTCCTGTCGATCCCCAGCATCGCCATCGGTGCGCTGATGATCTTCGTGCTCACTCAGTTGGGAAGTGCTCAGGAAAGCGACATGCAGCGCATTGTCATCATGCTCCTTGTTGCCACCGTCGCGGCACTCATTGTCTCGCTGGTCTACCTGTTCCTGCTGATTCGACTCCTGTACGTCGAAATCGTCATCGTCATCGAACGCGCCGGCCTGATCGACTCCATCAAACGCTCATGGAAGCTGACCAAAGGCAGTTTCTGGCGCACATTCGGACGCTACGCGCTGATCTACATTCTGCTCACTGCGCTTGTATCTGTCGCCAGCGGCGTGGTCGGTGCCGTCACGGGCCTGCTCGCATTGACCGGCTCCCCCACCATTTTGTTCGTCTCGTCCGTCCTGGGCACAACGATCGCGCAAGCCATCACGCTGCCGGTCGTCGCCTGCTTTACGACACTGATGTATGTCGATGAACGCATGCGCAAGGAAAACCTCGGCCCCGCCCTGGCTCAAGCTGCCCGCGCCTGACTGGCAGGCCACTGATGCGAATCGTCAACCTGGACGTGCCCGTCACTCCGGATGCCCCAGAGGCTCAGGAGTGGCTCCAACGCGAGCTTTCCAAGACGCGCTATCAGTTTCCAGACCCCGTCGACAAGTCCGGTGAGACACTCCTGCAGCGCATCCTGCGATTTCTTCAGGAGCAGTCTTTCCCTACATTGCCCGGCTTCAAGATTCTCATGGTGGCGCTGGCTGTCTTTGCCGTGCTTCTCATTGTCGCGCTGATCCTCAACCCCATTCGCCTGCGCAACCGTGTGCGTTCTCATTCGGTCATGTCCGACCAGGACGTCTCCGCACGCCAGGCGCATGACAACGCATCTAGCTATCTGAAAGAGGCGGACTTCGCGCAGGCGTTCATTTGGGGAATGCGCTACCTGGTCCTGAGTCTTGACGAGCGTGACGTCGTGCGTGCCACGCCCGGCCTGACCGCTCACGAAGCGGCCACGGCTGCCAGCGCGCAGTTTCCAGACTCGCGCGACTCCCTCGTCAATGCGGCCGCGCTGTTCGATGCTGTCCTGTACGGCAGGTCAACTCCGACACGTGACGATGTCACCCGCCTGATGAAACTGACGAAAGCGCTACGCACGTCACGCACCTCCTCAGGCGAATCACTCGCAGGTGACCCACCGTCAGGCGACTCGTCTCCAGACGGCTCAGTATCTGAACACTCACCCTCAGACGCTGACCGTGCTCCCTCAGCCCAGGGGGCCAAGTGAATCAGCAACGAGCCACGGTCGCCACGCTGTCCGCACGGCAACGACTGCGCGAAAGCAAACCCCTGCTGATCCTGATCGGCATCATTGTCGCGTGCATGGCGCTCCTGCTGATTATCCCGACCAATTCGCAGGATCGGCGCCCATTTTCCGCCGGAAATCTGCACGATGAAGGCTCGGCCGCCCTCATTGAAGTCCTGCGCGAACAAGGGGTGAATGTCTTCGTCACGTCTTCGCCGGAGGACGCTATCGCCCGCGCTCAGCAGCCTGATACCACGCTCGCAGTCGCAGGAGATGTGGTGCCACTGAATTTTCAGATGTACACCGACCGGATCGACTCAATCGTGTGGATCGCGAACGGTCAGATGACCGGCCCGGAATTCAACGGCGTCACGTTTGCCGGCACGTCCCAGCTTCTGCCTGGTGTCCTGAAACCAGACGTCCCTGCGACGGTTCGTTTGCTGGAGGATTCAACGTGCCGGTCCGAGGCGGCCAAACGGGCCGGAAAGATTTCGAAGTCCGAGGTCACAGTCAGCGTGCACGAACCGTGGACCGGGTGCTTCGAGCAGTCTTCCGGCCAATTTGTCTACGCTGAGAAGATCGAGGGTGACCAGTTCCGCGCCATTATTCCCGGCGGGGCGGTGGTGCAGAACAAGACGATCGCTCAGGCGGGTAATGCTGCGTTGGCGTTGAACACCCTGGGCCGCAACGCGAACCTGGTGTGGTTCGTGGGCTCACTGAACGCCGGCACGACGGTTGCCGCACCTGCCCCTCCGATGCCGCTGTGGCTCAAATACGGAATTTTACTGCTGGGCCTGACGATGGCAATGCTGGCGTGGGTCAAAGGCGTGCGTCTTGGTCGCCTCGTTCCTGAAAACCTGCCCACGCCTGTCCCCGCCATTGAAACCGTCCAGGGACGAGGACGACTCCTGCGTTCCAACCGTGCGCACGCCCACGCAGCCACGTCGTTGCGCGTCCACACGGCACGAAGGATTGCCCGCCGCCTAGGGGTCACTGACCATTCCTCACGCGCCGCGCTGACCGAGGCAATTCGAGCCTCAGGTGTGGATGTGATGCGTGCTGACGACACATTGTGGGGGCCGGCCCCCACCAACGATCAGGATCTTGCCCGCCTTGCACAGGAACTCAAACAATTGGAGGCTGATATTCGCCATGAGTGACCAGATGACCAATGACCAGATGAGCACCCCACCTCACCAGTCTTCTCACGAGTTCTCTCAAGAAGAGTTCGAGTCAGCCCAGCAATCCTTGCTGCGGATCCGCTCCGAGATCAGCAAAGCGGTTGTCGGCCAGGATCAGGCCGTCACCGGCTTGATTATTGCGCTCGTGGCAGGCGGACATGCACTGATTGAGGGTGTGCCCGGCGTTGCGAAGACACTGCTGGTGCGGTCCCTTGCTGCGGCTGTGGATCTTGAGATGACACGAGTCCAGTTCACGCCCGACCTGATGCCGGCTGACATCACCGGGTCGATGGTGTGGAACGCGGGCGATTCGTCCTTCGAGTTTCGCGAAGGCCCGGTCTTTACGAATATCCTGCTGGCCGATGAGATCAACCGCACCCCACCAAAGACCCAGTCCGCTTTGCTTGAAGCAATGGAAGAACACCAGGTCAGTGTTGATGTCACGACTCATCGTCTGCGTGAGCCGTTCATGGTGGTCGCCACGCAGAACCCCGTTGAGCAGGAGGGAACCTATCCCCTGCCTGAAGCGCAGCTGGACCGTTTCCTGGTCAAGCTCGACATGCCGCTTCCGCAGGCAGATGTGGAACGGGAAGTGCTGGCGCGTCACCAGCGCGGATTCGATCCTCTGCAGCTCAGACAGGCGGGAGTGGAACCTGTCGCCACGGCTGATGATCTGGCTCTGGCCCGAAAGGCTGCTGCGCACATCAACGTGGACGACGCAGTAATCGCCTACATCGTCGATCTTGTCCAGGCAACCCGTCGTTCCCCGGCAACATCGCTCGGTGTCTCGCCACGAGGCGGTACCGCCCTGTTGGCCACGTCGCGGGTGTGGGCGTTCCTGATGGGTCGATCATTTGTCACTCCTGATGACGTCAAGGCGATGGCGCCGGCAACTCTTGCGCATCGTCTCTCACTGAATGCTGAAGCAGAACTGGAAGGTACGACAAAAACGGCAGTGATCAACAACGTCCTGGCGACGGTGGCGGTTCCACGGTGATTATCCCTTCGTGGAGAGCTGTCGCCCTCACGGCGCTTGGCATCATCCCCATCATCTTTTTCCCCACGATGACATTGACGGTCGCATGGTTCCTCCTCGTGGTGGCGATGGTGCTGGTTGACAGTGCGCTCGCGCTTTCGCCGCGAAGGCTGGAAGTCACGAGGGAGACGCCTTCACCTATTCGTGCCGGCACTGATTCAGTCTGCACCCTCACTCTGGCAAATCCCTCCGGCAGGGTCGTGCACATGGATGTGCGCGATGCATGGCCGCCGTCGGTGCGCCAGGACCCTCGTCGTCACCATGTGCGTCTCGAGGCGCACGGTAAGGCGCGATTGCGGACAGCGATTTTTCCTGCCAGGCGTGGCACGGTTTTTTCTGATTTTGTCACCGTGCGCGCGTGGGGTCCACTTCGGCTGGGGTCCCGTCAGGTGTCGTTGCGAGCTGACCTGACGCTGACAGTGATCCCGGAGTTCCGCTCGCGCCGCCTACTCCCGTCCCGACTGCAGCGCCTCCACGATCTGGATGGGTCGACGGCCACGGTTCTGCGCGGACCGGGCACCGAGTTTGATTCTCTGCGCGAGTATGTCATCGGTGATGACCCTCGTGACATTGACTGGCGTGCCACTGCCCGCTCACGCGACCTCATGGTGCGCACGTGGCGCCCTGAAAGAGATCGCCACGTAGTGATCGTTGTGGATACCGGGCGCGCAGGATCCCTGCTTTTGGGCCCCACAGATGTGGAGATGATTCGCAGCAGCGACCTTTCAGTAGTTGAAGAACATACGCATGACGCTGACGTGGTGGATGTCGGGTCGGCGCCTCGCCTGGATTCAGGTATTGAAGCGACGCTGCTTCTGGCGGCTTTAGCTGATCGAGGTGGGGACAAGGTGCACGTGATGGCGGTTGACCGTCAGGTGCGTGCCCGTGTCAGCGGTCTGACGGGGCCGCGCCTTCTCAACCAGTTGGCGATCGATTTTGCCGGCGTGCAGCCCACCGTTGAACCTACTGACTGGAATAAGGTGATTGTGGAAGTAGGGCGCATGGTGCATCACCATTCGCTGCTGGTCCTGGTTACCGAAGTTCCGCCGTTGGGGTCAGATCCTGACTTTGTGGATTCTGTGGCAGCCCTGTCGCGCAATCATCGTGTGGTCGTAGCATCGGCGCGTGACCCGCATCTGGATCACATGCTGTCAGAATCTGACACGATTGATCAGGTGTATGGCGCGGCAGCTGCTTCCGCTGCCCGCCGTGAGATCCGTCAGGCCTGTGAGCAACTCAATCGCATCGGTGTGATGACGCTCGACGTGTCGGCGGGTCTGCTCAGCGCCAAACTGGCTGACTTGTATGTGCAGCTGAAAGGCCAGGGACTGGCCTAGCACAGGTCAGGCAGCAACGGGTTGCGCGTACCCGGCATCCGATTCCAGATCGCCAATGATCCCGAGCTTGTGGGCACGCCCTCCGAGGATGAACGTGTACAGCCACAGTGCGGTGATGACCAGTACCCCACTGCCGATGCGAATCCAGTTCGGCAATGATGATGGCGTCACGAATCCTTCGATGAAACCGGAGATTGCCAGGAGGATCACCAGGCCGCCGCAAATCACCACCATTGACCTGCCAGCTCGCGCAAGGGCTCGTCCGCGGGTGGTACCACCTGGGCTGATCAGAGCCCAGAACAGGCGCAGCCCTGCCGCACCGGCAATGAAGATCGCCGTCAGCTCGGGCAGACCGTGCGGAAGGATGTAATGCAGGAAGAAAGCTGGCCCCGCATAGTGCACAACCAGCGCACCTGTTACCCCCATGGAGACAGCATTGTTGTAAATGATCACGAACGGCATGATTCCGGTGATACCCGCGCCGATCATCTGGATGGCGATAAATGCGTTGTTAAACCATACGGATGCGCCAAACTGGGCGTTCGTGTCCTGTGAGTAGTACTCCACGAAGTCGTGGAAGACGAATGATCGTGCTGCTTCTGGCTCCATCAGCGTTTCAATGGCAGCGGGGTTGCGTCCGAGCCACACAATTTCAGTAATGGTAATCGTCAGGAACAACGCCATGATGCCGATTGTCCACCACCGCACTTCGTACAGTGCGGCAGGCAGCGTCACTTTGAACCATCGAGCCATGCCAACCAGGGATGCGCCTGACGTTCCGGTCAGGCGTGAACGCGCTCGCGCCAGGTCGTTGGACAGTTGGTGGATGAGGTCCGGATCAGGCATGGTGGCGCGTATCATCGCCAGGTCCGAAGATGCACGCCTGTACAGCAGGCTGAGTTCGTCAATCTGATCGCCGTCCAGGCGGCGCATCCGTGCAAGCGTATGGAGTCGATCCCATGAAGGCGACCGCGAAGCTTTCAGCGCATCTATGTCCACTCGAGCTAGCATGTCATACATGAGCCCAAACGTCTCGCCCGTACGCAAGATTTCCGATAACCGGTTGAAAACCGGCGAGGGTGTCTCCCTGGACGTCTACCCCGCCTCCCCCGTGGTGCGTGGGTTGGCTCTCCTTATCGATATGTATGTGTATATCGCCACCTTCGGCAGCGTGTTCTTGCTGATGACGTTTCTGGGCACCTTTGACTCATGGTCACTGGAACGCATCGGTATCATCGGCACGATGGTGATGATCTTCCTGATCGCCCCGATGACTGTGGAGTTTTTGACGCATGGTCGCTCACTGGGCAAATGGGCGTTCCACCTGCAGGTTGTTCGAGATGACGGTGGTCCTGTCACGATGCGTCAGATCGCGATGCGAGCGGTGTCCGCGCTCCTGGAAATTTTCATGACGATGGGGTCGGTTGCCGCGGTGACATCGCTGGTCAACAAGCAGTCAAAGCGTCTGGGTGATATCGCTGCAGGAACGATCGTGGTCCGACTGCCTGAGCCGGCACATTTTGTTCCCCTGGTGATGCCACCGGAGTTGAAGCGATGGGCTGACACTGCGTTGTTCACTGATCCTGGAAGTGACGTGAGGGCGTACGGCCTGTATCTGATGCGCACGATCGCAACCATGTCGCCAGCTCAGCGCGCTCAGCTCACATCGGAGTACGCCCACTCGTTGCTGGATTATGTCTCACCTGCCCCGCCCACGGCTGATGCGGAGCGTTTCATCGCGGCATTCCTGGTGACATTGCGTAATCGCGAGTATGTGCGCGACGTGCGTCGCCATCACCGTGATGACGTTCAAAGGTCACGCGCAGGCGCCGTGCCTTTTGAGATCGGTGCTGCCTGAACTATTCCTTGTCCTCAGGAGTCATTCCCTGTGTCGTAATCACATGGAACCGTGATTTTCTGGCCTCGTGATCACCAGCGAAGGGGCCGCGTTCAGCCTGCCAGGGGCGGTTGGGTGTGTCTTTCCCGTCAATTGACGAGGGGGCAGCCGGGTCGCCTTGTTGGGCGTGGTGCGCGACGCATTGAGCCACTGGTGAGGCTGAATCGGTGTGGGCGGCATCGCGGACTGCGTCAACGAGCGCCATCAGGTCATCGGCCGATGGTGGTGCCGGGTCAAACGAGCTCTGCAAACGCACGATTTGCCATCCTTGAGGGGCAGTCAGATTATTCGCGTGGCGTTCACACAAGTCGTATGCGTGCGGCTCGCTCGCTGTTGACAGTGGACCGAGGACGGCCGTCGAATCGGCATAGTCATACGTCAATGTTGCAACAGGA
The sequence above is a segment of the Schaalia radingae genome. Coding sequences within it:
- a CDS encoding DUF4350 domain-containing protein; protein product: MNQQRATVATLSARQRLRESKPLLILIGIIVACMALLLIIPTNSQDRRPFSAGNLHDEGSAALIEVLREQGVNVFVTSSPEDAIARAQQPDTTLAVAGDVVPLNFQMYTDRIDSIVWIANGQMTGPEFNGVTFAGTSQLLPGVLKPDVPATVRLLEDSTCRSEAAKRAGKISKSEVTVSVHEPWTGCFEQSSGQFVYAEKIEGDQFRAIIPGGAVVQNKTIAQAGNAALALNTLGRNANLVWFVGSLNAGTTVAAPAPPMPLWLKYGILLLGLTMAMLAWVKGVRLGRLVPENLPTPVPAIETVQGRGRLLRSNRAHAHAATSLRVHTARRIARRLGVTDHSSRAALTEAIRASGVDVMRADDTLWGPAPTNDQDLARLAQELKQLEADIRHE
- a CDS encoding DUF58 domain-containing protein gives rise to the protein MIIPSWRAVALTALGIIPIIFFPTMTLTVAWFLLVVAMVLVDSALALSPRRLEVTRETPSPIRAGTDSVCTLTLANPSGRVVHMDVRDAWPPSVRQDPRRHHVRLEAHGKARLRTAIFPARRGTVFSDFVTVRAWGPLRLGSRQVSLRADLTLTVIPEFRSRRLLPSRLQRLHDLDGSTATVLRGPGTEFDSLREYVIGDDPRDIDWRATARSRDLMVRTWRPERDRHVVIVVDTGRAGSLLLGPTDVEMIRSSDLSVVEEHTHDADVVDVGSAPRLDSGIEATLLLAALADRGGDKVHVMAVDRQVRARVSGLTGPRLLNQLAIDFAGVQPTVEPTDWNKVIVEVGRMVHHHSLLVLVTEVPPLGSDPDFVDSVAALSRNHRVVVASARDPHLDHMLSESDTIDQVYGAAAASAARREIRQACEQLNRIGVMTLDVSAGLLSAKLADLYVQLKGQGLA
- a CDS encoding DUF4129 domain-containing protein — translated: MRIVNLDVPVTPDAPEAQEWLQRELSKTRYQFPDPVDKSGETLLQRILRFLQEQSFPTLPGFKILMVALAVFAVLLIVALILNPIRLRNRVRSHSVMSDQDVSARQAHDNASSYLKEADFAQAFIWGMRYLVLSLDERDVVRATPGLTAHEAATAASAQFPDSRDSLVNAAALFDAVLYGRSTPTRDDVTRLMKLTKALRTSRTSSGESLAGDPPSGDSSPDGSVSEHSPSDADRAPSAQGAK
- a CDS encoding glycerophosphoryl diester phosphodiesterase membrane domain-containing protein, translated to MSESDQSRTFDQSASEGASSPPYEANQTAPEAGHDASWSAPGSGSASSASQFDSTATGGASGHAGAYRPGSDSREGPDSSWGAPPPRWGQRTSFAPPANGSDQFATPGQPASQASAQWSHASDHSAPGGGDQNFAPGAGPAPQNAPRAQQWGLGDPKPGVIPLRPLQIGELFEGTFRAMRSNPSVVFGFTLVVVLIVAVITAIISSLTVDSVFNKLFPLIDQTDEDPTVLIDFILSDLSSIATNLGINAVTTTVLLTISTVLVTGVLCATVQDAVLGRACTLAEAWNQIKSRVGVLSLYGLLLSIPSIAIGALMIFVLTQLGSAQESDMQRIVIMLLVATVAALIVSLVYLFLLIRLLYVEIVIVIERAGLIDSIKRSWKLTKGSFWRTFGRYALIYILLTALVSVASGVVGAVTGLLALTGSPTILFVSSVLGTTIAQAITLPVVACFTTLMYVDERMRKENLGPALAQAARA
- a CDS encoding stage II sporulation protein M, whose protein sequence is MRRLDGDQIDELSLLYRRASSDLAMIRATMPDPDLIHQLSNDLARARSRLTGTSGASLVGMARWFKVTLPAALYEVRWWTIGIMALFLTITITEIVWLGRNPAAIETLMEPEAARSFVFHDFVEYYSQDTNAQFGASVWFNNAFIAIQMIGAGITGIMPFVIIYNNAVSMGVTGALVVHYAGPAFFLHYILPHGLPELTAIFIAGAAGLRLFWALISPGGTTRGRALARAGRSMVVICGGLVILLAISGFIEGFVTPSSLPNWIRIGSGVLVITALWLYTFILGGRAHKLGIIGDLESDAGYAQPVAA
- the mtrB gene encoding MtrAB system histidine kinase MtrB, yielding MPEQGRDTAPESDATTRQPRWHERLWLWQKARSSLSVRIALSLCASALALLIIFALITSEQLTDSVFDNRKDAILEDAGVRFASAQSMFDQSTASSPDQVQELARRMVANVRGSAAGAGAVSVMVLRSPSSDTNFRINEIINVDYLTTITDPLRDAVVESTSGQWQSVALHDRDGSEQPGIIVGSQVNLPRAGLYEMYIIYSLKQEQNIITMVMRSLGWAVIPIAIVLPLAVFLILYHLMGPVRITSSAASRLAEGDLHARVPVTGVDEMARLGQAFNNMADSLQHRITEYDELSKLQQRFVSDVSHELRTPLTTIRMAEVMIWKDRDNLSPSTKRSAELLHEQVERFDSMLADLLEISRYDAQSALLDAESTDLRALAAKVVNDHSELAERLNAPIIIHNPENRCDAEIDSRRVERVVRNLVVNAIEHAERRPIDIDIAATDTDVALRVHDHGVGMSEETVSHVFDRFFRADPARTRTTGGTGLGLAIAREDINLHGGTIEAWGVPGMGSSFLITLPRKVGAAVASRPLELWKDEWGEGREDGSSEGGAAE
- the mtrA gene encoding MtrAB system response regulator MtrA, encoding MAAHILVVDDDVALAEMIGIVLESEGFIVTAAEDGDRALDEFHTDAPDLVLLDLMLPGIDGIEVCRRLRRESDVPIVMLTARSDTADVVAGLEAGADDYVPKPFKPRELVARVKARLRGRDESAEEHLRLGELSIDVAGHVVRRGGETIALTPLEFDLLVALCRAPWKVFTREELLEKVWGYRHAADTRLVNVHVQRLRSKIERDPERPEIVITVRGVGYRAGTGS
- a CDS encoding DUF3499 domain-containing protein, whose translation is MMLARHCSKPGCAGAPVATLTYDYADSTAVLGPLSTASEPHAYDLCERHANNLTAPQGWQIVRLQSSFDPAPPSADDLMALVDAVRDAAHTDSASPVAQCVAHHAQQGDPAAPSSIDGKDTPNRPWQAERGPFAGDHEARKSRFHVITTQGMTPEDKE
- a CDS encoding RDD family protein; this encodes MSPNVSPVRKISDNRLKTGEGVSLDVYPASPVVRGLALLIDMYVYIATFGSVFLLMTFLGTFDSWSLERIGIIGTMVMIFLIAPMTVEFLTHGRSLGKWAFHLQVVRDDGGPVTMRQIAMRAVSALLEIFMTMGSVAAVTSLVNKQSKRLGDIAAGTIVVRLPEPAHFVPLVMPPELKRWADTALFTDPGSDVRAYGLYLMRTIATMSPAQRAQLTSEYAHSLLDYVSPAPPTADAERFIAAFLVTLRNREYVRDVRRHHRDDVQRSRAGAVPFEIGAA
- a CDS encoding AAA family ATPase; its protein translation is MSTPPHQSSHEFSQEEFESAQQSLLRIRSEISKAVVGQDQAVTGLIIALVAGGHALIEGVPGVAKTLLVRSLAAAVDLEMTRVQFTPDLMPADITGSMVWNAGDSSFEFREGPVFTNILLADEINRTPPKTQSALLEAMEEHQVSVDVTTHRLREPFMVVATQNPVEQEGTYPLPEAQLDRFLVKLDMPLPQADVEREVLARHQRGFDPLQLRQAGVEPVATADDLALARKAAAHINVDDAVIAYIVDLVQATRRSPATSLGVSPRGGTALLATSRVWAFLMGRSFVTPDDVKAMAPATLAHRLSLNAEAELEGTTKTAVINNVLATVAVPR